A genome region from Prionailurus viverrinus isolate Anna chromosome A3, UM_Priviv_1.0, whole genome shotgun sequence includes the following:
- the CA3H2orf68 gene encoding UPF0561 protein C2orf68 homolog: MESTPDPGPGLCCKPGGRLDMSHGFVHHIRRNQLARDDYDKKVKQAAKEKARRRHTPAPTRPRKPDLQVYLPRHRDGSTHPSNPDCEESGESSSSGSSEPEPSGHQLFCLEYEADSGEVTSVIVYQDDDPGRVSEEVSAHTPLDPPLREALKLRIQEEIAKRQSRH, from the exons ATGGAATCGACGCCGGATCCCGGGCCGGGACTCTGCTGCAAGCCGGGCGGGCGTCTGGACATGAGCCACGGCTTCGTGCACCACATCCGACGGAACCAACTCGCCCG GGACGACTATGACAAGAAGGTGAAACAAGCAGCCAAGGAGAAGGCGAGGAGGCGGCACACGCCGGCGCCGACGCGGCCCCGAAAGCCCGACCTGCAGGTGTACCTGCCGCGACACCGAG ATGGCTCTACCCACCCAAGCAATCCAGACTGTGAGGAATCCGGTGAAAGCAGCAGTAGTGGCAGCTCCGAGCCAGAGCCTTCTGGCCATCAGCTCTTCTGTTTAGAATATGAGGCAGACAGCGGAGAGGTCACCTCAGTTATCGTGTATCAG GACGATGATCCAGGAAGGGTGAGTGAGGAGGTGTCAGCACACACGCCTCTGGACCCCCCCCTGCGAGAGGCCCTCAAGTTGCGCATCCAGGAGGAGATTGCAAAGCGCCAGAGCCGACATTGA
- the USP39 gene encoding U4/U6.U5 tri-snRNP-associated protein 2, whose amino-acid sequence MSGRSKRESRGSTRGKRESESRGSSGRVKRERDRERETEAPSSRGSPVRVKREVEPVSAREAPTPVVPAVRVKREREADEDSEPEREVRAKNGRVDSEDRRSRHCPYLDTINRSVLDFDFEKLCSISLSHINAYACLVCGKYFQGRGLKSHAYIHSVQFSHHVFLNLHTLKFYCLPDNYEIIDSSLEDITYVLKPTFTKQQIANLDKQAKLSRAYDGTTYLPGIVGLNNIKANDYANAVLQALSNVPPLRNYFLEEDNYKNIKRPPGDIMFLLVQRFGELMRKLWNPRNFKAHVSPHEMLQAVVLCSKKTFQITKQGDGVDFLSWFLNALHSALGGTKKKKKTIVTDVFQGSMRIFTKKLPHPDLPAEEKEQLLHNDEYQETMVESTFMYLTLDLPTAPLYKDEKEQLIIPQVPLFNILAKFNGITEKEYKTYKENFLKRFQLTKLPPYLIFCIKRFTKNNFFVEKNPTIVNFPITNVDLREYLSEEVQAVHKNTTYDLIANIVHDGKPSEGSYRIHVLHHGTGKWYELQDLQVTDILPQMITLSEAYIQIWKRRDNDETNQQGA is encoded by the exons ATGTCCGGCCGGTCCAAGCGTGAGTCTCGTGGTTCCACCCGCGGGAAGCGCGAGTCCGAGTCGAGGGGCAGCTCGGGTCGCGTCAAGCGGGAGCGAGATCGGGAGCGGGAGACAGAGGCGCCGAGCTCCCGGGGCAGCCCAGTGCGTGTGAAGCGGGAGGTCGAGCCTGTGAGCGCGCGCGAGGCCCCGACGCCGGTCGTCCCGGCGGTGCGAGTGAAGCGGGAGCGCGAGGCCGACGAGGACTCCGAGCCTGAGCGGGAGGTGCGAG CAAAGAATGGCCGCGTGGATTCTGAGGACCGGAGGAGCCGCCATTGCCCGTACCTGGATACCATTAACAG GAGTGTGCTGGACTTTGACTTTGAGAAACTGTGTTCCATCTCCCTTTCACATATCAATGCATATGCCTGTCTGGTGTGTGGCAAGTACTTTCAGG GCCGGGGTTTGAAGTCTCATGCCTACATTCACAGTGTCCAGTTTAGCCACCATGTCTTCCTCAACCTCCACACCCTCAAGTTTTACTGCCTTCCAGATAACTATGAGATCATCGATTCCTCGCTGGAGGATATCACA TATGTGTTGAAGCCCACTTTCACAAAGCAGCAGATTGCAAACTTGGACAAGCAAGCCAAATTGTCCCGGGCATATGATGGGACCACTTATCTGCCGGGTATCGTGGGCTTGAATAACATAAAGGCCAATGACTATGCCAACGCTGTCCTTCAG GCTTTGTCTAATGTTCCTCCTCTCCGGAACTACTTCCTGGAAGAAGACAATTATAAGAACATCAAGCGTCCTCCAGGGGATATCATGTTCTTGTTGGTCCAGCGTTTTGGAGAGCTGATGAGAAAGCTCTGGAACCCCCGAAATTTTAAGGCACACGTGTCTCCCCATGAGATGCTTCAGGCTGTTGTCCTTTGCAGCAAGAAGACCTTTCAGATCACCAAGCAAG ggGATGGAGTTGACTTTCTGTCCTGGTTTCTGAATGCTCTACACTCAGCTCTGGGgggcacaaagaagaaaaagaaga CCATTGTGACTGATGTTTTCCAGGGTTCCATGAGGATCTTCACTAAAAAGCTGCCTCATCCTGATCTG ccagcagaagaaaaagagcagCTGCTGCATAATGATGAGTACCAGGAGACAATGGTGGAGTCCACCTTCATGTACCTGACACTGGATCTCCCTACTGCTCCCCTCTACAAGGACGAGAAGGAGCAGCTCATTATCCCTCAGGTGCCGCTCTTCAACATCCTGGCCAAATTCAACGGCATCACCGAGAAG gaatATAAGACCTACAAGGAAAACTTTCTAAAGCGCTTCCAGCTCACCAAGCTGCCTCCGTATCTAATCTTTTGTATTAAGAGATTCACTAAGAACAATTTCTTTGTGGAGAAGAATCCAACTATTGTCAACTTCCCTATTAC AAATGTGGATCTGAGAGAATACTTGTCTGAAGAAGTACAAGCAGTACACAAAAATACCACGTACGACCTCATCGCCAACATCGTCCATGATGGCAAGCCCTCTGAGGGCTCCTACCGGATCCATGTGCTTCATCAT